A window from Chryseobacterium vaccae encodes these proteins:
- the atpG gene encoding ATP synthase F1 subunit gamma: MANLKEIRGRITSISSTMQITRAMKMVSAAKLKKAQDAIVMLRPYSEKLQEIIQNVNSSSDPDQVSVYAQKREVKRVLFIAVTSNRGLAGAFNSSIVKELNSQFQNKSQYEVEVLTIGKKAFDAVRKNRKVYANESAVFDNLNFDTVAHVTEGVMGSFKEGKFDEVYLIYNKFVNAATQEVMTEQLLPISMPEADASDAPVETDYIFEPTRAEILDHLIPKSIKTQVFKAVLDSVASEHGARMTAMHKATDNAQALKNDLVIFYNKARQAAITNEILEIVSGAEALKNS; this comes from the coding sequence ATGGCAAACTTAAAAGAAATACGAGGCAGAATTACGTCAATTTCATCTACGATGCAGATTACACGTGCTATGAAAATGGTTTCCGCAGCGAAGCTTAAAAAAGCACAGGATGCAATCGTAATGTTAAGACCTTATTCTGAAAAACTACAGGAAATCATCCAGAATGTAAATTCTAGCTCTGATCCTGATCAGGTTTCTGTTTATGCTCAAAAAAGAGAAGTGAAGAGAGTTCTTTTCATCGCTGTTACTTCAAACAGAGGTCTTGCAGGAGCTTTCAACTCATCTATTGTAAAAGAACTTAACAGCCAGTTTCAGAATAAATCTCAATACGAAGTTGAAGTTCTTACAATCGGTAAAAAAGCATTTGATGCGGTAAGAAAAAACCGTAAAGTATATGCTAATGAAAGTGCCGTTTTTGATAATTTAAACTTTGATACAGTTGCTCACGTTACAGAAGGTGTAATGGGCAGCTTTAAAGAAGGTAAATTTGACGAGGTTTATCTGATCTATAACAAATTTGTTAATGCCGCTACTCAGGAAGTAATGACTGAACAGCTTCTTCCGATCTCAATGCCTGAAGCAGATGCATCAGATGCACCGGTAGAAACAGATTATATCTTTGAACCAACCAGAGCAGAGATCCTAGATCATTTGATTCCTAAATCAATTAAAACTCAGGTTTTCAAAGCCGTTCTTGATTCAGTAGCATCAGAGCACGGAGCAAGAATGACAGCCATGCACAAAGCGACAGATAACGCTCAGGCTTTAAAGAATGATCTTGTGATCTTCTACAACAAAGCAAGACAGGCTGCCATTACCAACGAGATCTTAGAGATCGTTTCCGGAGCAGAAGCCCTGAAAAATTCATAA
- a CDS encoding hemolysin family protein, translated as MDSDIVRLLLALFLVLLNGFFVAAEFSIVKVRYSQIQLKAAEGNSMAKQAEHIIKHLDEYLSATQLGITLASLALGWVGESALHHIVENIFHSLSIEMSEASVTSISLVTSFVLITIMHIVFGELIPKSIAIRKSEATTMATAVPLRVFYTIFKPFIWLMNSMSNGFLRLVKIHPASEQEIHSTEELQLLVKQSADSGEIEEENYEIIKNAFDFTDHSAKQIMVPRQNITSIDFEEDINEIINKIMDSGYSRIPVYLDSIDNVIGIFYTKEIIREFVKRKGDLNHEDLKELMRDAFFVVGSKKISDLLKIFQQKKQHLAIVIDEFGGTEGIITLEDILEELVGEIQDEEDDEDKLVDKIGDNIYWVQATQPLDEINEYLPKKLPLSEDSEYNSLAGFILHELEDIPEENQEFDLDNYHFKILKMNNKSVELVELVYEGPNMINDLADKIGEV; from the coding sequence ATGGACTCGGACATAGTCAGGCTTTTGCTAGCCTTATTTCTTGTATTACTCAATGGCTTTTTCGTAGCCGCAGAATTTTCAATTGTTAAAGTTCGTTACTCACAAATTCAGTTAAAAGCCGCAGAAGGAAACTCTATGGCTAAGCAGGCGGAGCACATCATCAAACATTTAGATGAATATCTGTCTGCAACACAGCTTGGAATTACATTGGCTTCCCTGGCATTAGGATGGGTAGGGGAAAGTGCGCTTCACCATATTGTTGAAAACATTTTTCATTCCCTGAGCATAGAAATGAGCGAGGCATCTGTTACTTCAATTTCTTTGGTCACCAGTTTCGTATTGATCACAATTATGCATATTGTTTTTGGTGAGCTTATTCCAAAATCAATTGCGATCAGGAAATCTGAAGCGACTACTATGGCAACGGCAGTACCTTTAAGAGTTTTCTATACCATCTTTAAACCGTTTATCTGGCTAATGAACTCCATGTCGAATGGTTTCCTGAGACTGGTTAAAATTCACCCGGCTTCAGAACAGGAAATTCACTCTACAGAAGAGCTTCAGTTATTGGTAAAACAAAGTGCGGACAGCGGTGAAATTGAAGAAGAGAACTACGAGATCATCAAAAACGCATTCGATTTTACGGATCATTCTGCCAAGCAGATCATGGTTCCAAGACAGAATATCACCTCTATTGATTTTGAAGAAGATATCAATGAGATTATCAATAAGATTATGGACAGCGGGTATTCCCGTATTCCTGTATACCTTGATTCTATTGACAATGTAATTGGTATTTTCTATACCAAAGAGATTATAAGGGAATTTGTTAAGAGAAAAGGAGATTTGAATCATGAAGACCTTAAAGAACTGATGCGTGATGCGTTTTTCGTAGTAGGAAGCAAAAAGATTTCAGACCTCTTAAAGATCTTCCAGCAGAAAAAGCAGCATCTAGCCATTGTAATTGATGAATTCGGAGGTACAGAAGGAATTATTACCCTGGAAGATATTCTGGAAGAGCTGGTAGGAGAAATACAGGATGAAGAGGATGATGAAGATAAACTGGTAGATAAAATCGGAGATAATATTTATTGGGTACAGGCAACCCAGCCACTGGATGAAATCAACGAATATCTGCCTAAAAAGCTTCCTTTGTCAGAAGATAGTGAATATAATTCACTGGCAGGATTCATTCTTCACGAATTAGAAGATATTCCGGAAGAAAATCAGGAGTTTGATCTGGATAACTATCATTTCAAAATCCTGAAAATGAATAATAAAAGCGTAGAGCTTGTAGAATTAGTATATGAAGGGCCAAATATGATCAACGATCTGGCTGATAAAATAGGAGAAGTTTAA
- a CDS encoding ATP-dependent Clp protease adaptor ClpS, whose protein sequence is MIFYNSIKDYEDPKRQYEEEVLVLDDTDEVYKLVLHNDDIHTFDYVINCLIEICKHTLEQAEQCTILVHYKGKCTVKTGSMDVLKPMHEKLLSRELTSEIV, encoded by the coding sequence ATGATTTTTTATAACAGTATAAAAGATTATGAAGATCCGAAACGGCAGTATGAAGAAGAAGTACTTGTTTTGGACGATACAGATGAAGTGTATAAATTGGTACTGCATAATGATGATATTCATACTTTCGATTATGTGATCAACTGTTTGATCGAAATATGCAAACATACCTTAGAACAGGCAGAGCAGTGTACCATTCTGGTGCATTACAAAGGCAAATGCACTGTAAAAACGGGCTCAATGGATGTTCTGAAGCCTATGCACGAAAAATTGCTTTCAAGAGAATTAACAAGCGAAATCGTATAA
- a CDS encoding T9SS type A sorting domain-containing protein: MKLKITSLVLGSVLCCSTLMAQESSYEASANRWIKENTRDLGIQSFSKLTLNSVRKGNTGETLRFQQFIKDVPVFQSEILVHFNKEGRISYTGTESFRKNLKEIDIVPSVSASDAFNKAYKASKSKGEITYQENKLFVYITDEGNTKLVYRAVINSYDNPGSWETIVDAKTGEVISVKNIAVHHRHEGDTSRSPKKKAKKLNKTVSFKASGSGYVFDPDPLSKTGSTYGGNYVDGNDATNASLDNARSLVTFSDIEFANNVYKLKNSYVEIRNISNPNTGLFTQATNQFLFNRSELGFEAVNAFWHIDKSLRYINETLGIVCKPTTNGGAVIYDPHALNGDDNSQYTTAGTLEFGQGGVDDAEDADVVLHELGHGIHHWLSGGVSNSDGLSEGSGDYWAQSYSRSLNQWPSSSPQYNWMFSWDGHNPIWAGRITNYTVLYPGSGAIHTKGQIWASALMRIYDRIGREKTDRAFLEGLDLTTSSTNQQNAAIAVRQAAIDMVGQFGFTCNDITIMTQEFTAAGYTLPAYTCQLSTKEVTKEQQISVYPNPVSDILNISLKGNKEQKAEIYNMEGRKVMDATVGSGRSQISVSGLQTGDYILTIKGLEISTKFIKK, translated from the coding sequence ATGAAATTAAAAATTACTTCACTGGTGCTAGGCAGCGTTCTGTGCTGTAGCACATTAATGGCTCAGGAATCATCCTATGAAGCTTCTGCAAACAGATGGATCAAGGAAAATACGAGAGATTTAGGAATTCAGAGCTTTAGTAAGCTTACTTTAAATTCTGTACGTAAAGGAAATACAGGAGAAACACTCCGTTTTCAGCAGTTTATTAAAGATGTACCGGTTTTTCAGTCAGAAATTCTGGTCCATTTCAATAAAGAAGGCAGAATAAGCTATACGGGTACAGAAAGTTTCAGGAAAAACCTGAAAGAAATAGATATAGTACCTTCTGTTTCTGCGTCTGATGCATTTAATAAGGCATACAAAGCATCTAAATCAAAAGGAGAGATCACATATCAGGAAAACAAGTTGTTTGTCTATATTACAGATGAAGGAAATACTAAACTTGTTTACAGAGCTGTTATTAACTCCTATGACAATCCCGGAAGCTGGGAAACCATTGTTGATGCCAAAACAGGAGAGGTCATAAGCGTTAAAAACATCGCAGTACACCATAGGCATGAAGGTGACACTTCCCGATCTCCAAAAAAGAAAGCAAAAAAGCTGAATAAAACCGTCAGCTTTAAAGCCTCAGGATCTGGTTATGTATTCGATCCGGATCCGCTATCAAAGACAGGATCAACATATGGGGGTAATTATGTAGATGGTAATGATGCCACCAATGCCAGCCTGGATAATGCCAGAAGCTTGGTAACATTCTCAGATATAGAATTTGCCAATAATGTTTACAAACTGAAGAATTCTTATGTTGAAATAAGAAATATCAGCAATCCTAATACAGGTTTGTTTACACAGGCTACCAACCAGTTTTTGTTCAACAGAAGCGAGTTGGGATTTGAAGCAGTAAATGCTTTCTGGCACATCGATAAAAGTTTAAGGTATATCAATGAGACATTAGGAATTGTCTGTAAACCTACTACTAACGGAGGTGCGGTTATTTATGATCCTCATGCACTAAACGGAGACGATAATTCACAATATACTACAGCCGGAACTTTAGAATTCGGCCAGGGTGGTGTAGACGATGCTGAAGATGCCGATGTTGTGCTTCATGAATTAGGACATGGAATTCATCACTGGCTTTCAGGAGGTGTATCAAATTCTGATGGATTAAGTGAAGGAAGTGGTGATTACTGGGCACAGTCTTATAGCAGAAGCCTTAATCAATGGCCTTCTTCATCCCCTCAATACAATTGGATGTTTAGCTGGGATGGGCATAACCCCATCTGGGCCGGAAGAATCACCAATTATACCGTTTTGTATCCTGGTTCTGGAGCTATCCATACCAAAGGCCAGATCTGGGCATCGGCTCTGATGAGAATCTATGACAGAATAGGTAGAGAAAAAACAGACAGGGCATTTTTAGAAGGGCTTGATTTAACTACTTCATCAACTAATCAACAGAATGCAGCTATTGCGGTAAGACAGGCTGCAATAGATATGGTAGGCCAGTTTGGGTTTACCTGTAATGATATTACCATAATGACCCAGGAGTTTACGGCTGCAGGGTATACACTTCCGGCATATACCTGTCAGCTAAGTACCAAAGAAGTTACTAAAGAACAGCAGATTTCAGTTTATCCTAACCCGGTTTCTGATATATTAAACATATCATTGAAAGGAAATAAAGAGCAAAAAGCAGAAATCTACAATATGGAGGGCAGAAAAGTGATGGATGCCACAGTAGGAAGCGGAAGAAGCCAGATCAGCGTTTCAGGTCTTCAGACGGGTGATTATATCTTAACTATAAAAGGATTGGAAATATCCACAAAATTTATAAAAAAATAA